cttaataaattagtCTAATCCAACAAGTTAAGTCAACATACACCAAAGACGACATGTTAGGCAGGTTGTTGACATCCTATGACACAACTAACTAAAAGACCTCTAACTAACTCCAAGTATTTGGTTGGAATTAACTCCTTAACCAACAAGTAACAGATTTCTGAATTCTCGGACAGATTGGGCAAACTTTAGTAACCAAGATCATGTCTGTTGAGTAGCTAACATTTGTAGCTTTTCAAAGGTGTATGATTCACCGTAACACCTTTTTAGATTTTGCTCCATGATCGTTTATAAATTGACTCTTTGTGTAGTTATTTTGGTAACACATTCTATCACGCTCCAACTCTTATTCTCTATCAATTTCGAATCTATTTTCAGCTTAGCTGTTGCACTCCACGCATTTTCATcactttaatattattttcaaccCTTATTCTCATATTAtcttgagttttttttttgtttcagtaatttttattgatttaaaaattagagtgctaatatttatttgtaggGTTAGTCCttttataatcttaaaatttttgtgtaaGTTCTTCAATTCTATAGTGCCACTGGACTGTGTTAcgcataattattaaataaatattaggacGGGATTATGATCATATctgaaatatgatattttttctaattgtgTGAAGTCAAATATgggtaattatttatttaattaatattggaaTGGAAGAGGtcaactttcttttcttttatttgatttagtaataaaattggttaaatgatgaaaaataacTATAGTTGGTTGTTTTTGGTGGGGAGCTAAGACAGAGCGGAAGCAAGTTCTCCAACCCCACTTCTCCTTTCCTCATGGACCCACAGCATCAGCAGAGAGCGGCGCCTCCACCCCCACGTCCACCGGCAGCTGGCGGCGGAGGCGGGGATTTCTCCGCCATTTTCACTGTTTTATTCACGTTTGTCGCTATTGCCGCCATGGTAAAGTTAATGAGCAGCATCCTACTTGGTGTTTGTGATTTTTCCGCACAGGAATATAGATAGATTGCTTCTGCGTAAATTGTGAATAGTTGCCAAGATGATCACCGGTTAtgatgattttgtttgatttatcaTAGTTGCCTTGTTTGTCTCTCGGATGTAAAAGTTGCAATAGTTTCTTCGCGAATCACTTAAACCCCATCAAAGTATAGTTTAAGGTTTTAAGTTCTGGATATCTTTGAGTTGTCATTTCTGGAGGAGACGTTTTCGCTTTCTTCAATGAGgtagtttgaaattttgaatttgtttgttaTTTCCAATCCATTGTTCGTTTGAGCATTCTTGATGTTCGGACGGGAGAGAAATATTGtgattgagaaaattataagagtCTAATTAAGTTAAGACTGAGGTGAGCATATGACATTCAACCAAATGGTTTGCAGATTATAGTTCCTTCTTCATCAAATCTGAAGCAGAGTTTGTCTATTTTGCATCAAGTCCCTGAAGGGCATGTTGGGGTGTATTGGAGGGGAGGAGCCCTTCTGAAGACGATCACGGATCCAGGTATCAGAAGTCATATTATGTAGCTATGCATTTATGGTGTATTGCAAAGCATATAGTTATCTTTGGTGTAAAGTATGCAATTGATACAAATTAGCTCTCTGTATCTTTTTTGGCATGTTTGTTCTGAAGGTTTTCATTCGAAACTGCCGCTCATAACCCACTTTGAGCCTATTCAAGTGACATTACAGACAGATTTGGTACAAATCTCCNNNNNNNNNNctcccccccccccccctctgtgtgtgtgtatctGTGTATCTCTGCTTGTGCATGTTTCTCTCTGAGTAGCCAGATGCAAGGCATCTAAATCTTTGGATTTGTGCACTAAGAATGTGATGTTATTATTGTAAATGTGTAGGTGAGAGATATCCCTTGTGGAACAAAAGGAGGTGTTATGATTAACTTTGAGAAGATAGAAGTAATGTTCCTTGTCTTGCTTATTCTCCAGGGTGATGTTTTCAATTAGTCACTACATACTTATTAGCACATCTTCAGGTTGTTAACCGTCTTCATAAGGACTATGTATATGAAACATTACTCAACTACGGCGTCCAATATGACAACACTTGGATATATGACAAGATCCATCACGAGATTAATCAGTTTTGTAGCGCGCATTCCCTTCAGCAAGTCTACATCGATATGTTTGATCAGGAAAGTTCCTAACttcaaaaattgaagtaaTGTTATTTGTACTTTTATCTCATCCCCGTCACCCAGTGCACCTGAGTGACTGTTGCAACTAATTTTCCAAACAGGCTACCTGAGTTTAGTAGCCTGGCTCAGATGCTTTGCTTTTATCTGATGCCTAATGTAATATAGTCTTCCCTTTAACATGTTCagattgatgaaaaaatgaaagatgcTCTTCAGGCTGACTGCACACGTTATGCTCCAGGTATTGAAATTATCAGCGTGCGTGTAACAAAGCCTACGATTCCTGACAGTATAAGGCGGAATTTTGTGCAGATGGAAGAAGAGCGAACCAAGGTATATATTTAGATTCTTAATTTGGTGCTTTAGTCTTTTTTATTCATACTGCTGCTTGCGGAAACTTGagtattaaattttcacaattaGTGTATAACtgaatttggagaaaaagtAGTAGGAATGAGTTTCCATTTCTTCTATGCAGACAtacctatttttttacatttgtgGACTCTGTTGAAGTCTCCATGATTTCTCATCTGCTGTAAAGGCCACTGTACTTTTCATGTCGCCAATACCTTCAAACTGAACCAAATATTTAAGTGATAACAGGTCTTGATTGCAATGGAGAAACAGAGAGTTGCTGAGAAGGAAGCAGAGACtcagaaaaaaattgctataaGTGAAGCTGAAAAACATGCTCATGTTAGTAAGATCCAGATGGAACAGAAGTTGATGGAGAAAGACAGTGCGAGGATGCAAGAGGAAATCTCTAATGCAATGTACTTAGCTCGTGAAAAGAGCTTGGCTGACGCTGACTATTAC
This region of Sesamum indicum cultivar Zhongzhi No. 13 linkage group LG4, S_indicum_v1.0, whole genome shotgun sequence genomic DNA includes:
- the LOC105160037 gene encoding erlin-1, which produces MDPQHQQRAAPPPPRPPAAGGGGGDFSAIFTVLFTFVAIAAMIIVPSSSNLKQSLSILHQVPEGHVGVYWRGGALLKTITDPGFHSKLPLITHFEPIQVTLQTDLVRDIPCGTKGGVMINFEKIEVVNRLHKDYVYETLLNYGVQYDNTWIYDKIHHEINQFCSAHSLQQVYIDMFDQIDEKMKDALQADCTRYAPGIEIISVRVTKPTIPDSIRRNFVQMEEERTKVLIAMEKQRVAEKEAETQKKIAISEAEKHAHVSKIQMEQKLMEKDSARMQEEISNAMYLAREKSLADADYYRTMKEAEANKLKLTPQYLELKFIEAIANNSKIYFGNKVPNMVLDQRLLGNFLQDVVRKGNLEA